From a region of the Citricoccus muralis genome:
- a CDS encoding MBL fold metallo-hydrolase produces MASTAPAPEPQPEQPPVSSPSPQADSTLTTSVLADNPSGMTLEGTNTYLIGDPDAETVVVVDPGPAEGAEQHLEAVLEAAGDRRVELILVTHHHGDHTGAVDLFAARTGAPVRGGSPDWSRGAAPLVPGERIPAAGVVITAWHTPGHTSDSFSFALPDDGAAGSVLTGDTVLGRGTTVIDHPDGTLADYLRSLETLIALGDATVLPAHGPVLPSMAQVGTIYRNHRQQRLDQARQALAGLEEGQRNAASIDELARLLSHTVYPDIDERVRPAAVKSLSAQLAFLENESDEG; encoded by the coding sequence ATGGCCTCCACCGCACCCGCCCCAGAGCCACAACCGGAACAGCCGCCGGTGTCTTCTCCCTCACCGCAGGCGGACTCGACCCTGACCACGTCCGTGCTGGCGGACAATCCCTCGGGCATGACGCTGGAGGGCACCAACACCTATCTGATCGGGGACCCGGACGCCGAGACCGTGGTGGTGGTGGACCCGGGCCCGGCGGAGGGCGCCGAGCAGCACTTGGAGGCCGTGCTCGAAGCTGCCGGAGACCGCCGTGTCGAATTGATCCTCGTGACCCATCACCATGGAGACCACACCGGCGCCGTGGACCTCTTCGCCGCGCGGACCGGAGCCCCGGTGCGCGGCGGTTCCCCCGACTGGTCGCGCGGCGCGGCACCCCTGGTGCCGGGCGAGCGGATCCCGGCGGCCGGCGTCGTGATCACCGCCTGGCACACGCCCGGTCACACTTCGGATTCCTTCTCCTTCGCCCTGCCCGACGACGGCGCGGCCGGCTCGGTGCTGACCGGGGACACGGTGCTGGGCCGGGGAACGACGGTGATCGACCACCCGGACGGCACGCTCGCGGACTACCTTCGTTCGCTGGAGACCCTGATCGCCCTCGGGGACGCCACGGTGCTGCCGGCCCACGGCCCCGTCCTGCCGTCCATGGCGCAGGTCGGGACGATCTACCGCAACCACCGCCAGCAGCGCCTGGATCAAGCCCGTCAGGCGCTGGCGGGTCTGGAGGAGGGGCAGCGGAACGCCGCCTCGATCGACGAGCTCGCCCGACTGCTCTCCCACACCGTGTACCCGGACATCGACGAACGCGTGCGACCCGCCGCCGTCAAGTCCCTGTCCGCCCAGCTGGCCTTCCTGGAGAACGAGTCTGACGAGGGCTGA
- a CDS encoding SDR family NAD(P)-dependent oxidoreductase, giving the protein MAEQLDERTLQQDELVPPGTSSRGTGQTILITGATAGLGAEFARQLAGQGHHLVITSRNPLQLVAKAQGLEAQYGISVETLTTDLSTAEGVDVVAARLRQREQPITMLVNNAGSGLATEFHESEAEDELAMLKLLVEAPMLLSHAAIQAFLARGGGRIINVSSVAGFLPEGSYGAAKAWSISFSRWANTRYKPDGVTITALCPGPVRTEFHTRAGIDTSKKPRWAWMDAEDVVREGLTAAAEGRSVCIPSRRYRSLMTAARFSPDAVVERFSRIEPKAK; this is encoded by the coding sequence GTGGCAGAACAACTCGATGAACGCACACTCCAGCAGGACGAGCTCGTCCCGCCCGGGACCTCGTCCCGGGGCACCGGCCAGACGATCCTGATCACCGGCGCCACCGCCGGGCTGGGGGCGGAGTTCGCCCGGCAACTTGCCGGGCAGGGCCACCACCTCGTGATCACGTCCCGCAACCCGCTCCAGCTGGTCGCCAAGGCCCAGGGACTGGAGGCCCAGTACGGAATCAGCGTGGAGACCCTGACCACGGACCTGTCCACCGCGGAAGGCGTTGACGTGGTGGCTGCTCGGTTGCGCCAGCGTGAGCAGCCCATCACCATGCTCGTGAACAATGCCGGTTCCGGCCTGGCCACCGAGTTCCACGAGAGCGAGGCGGAGGACGAACTGGCGATGCTCAAGCTGCTCGTCGAGGCGCCGATGCTGCTCTCCCACGCCGCCATCCAGGCCTTCCTGGCCCGCGGCGGCGGCCGGATCATCAACGTGTCGTCCGTGGCCGGCTTCCTCCCCGAGGGTAGCTACGGCGCCGCGAAGGCCTGGTCCATCAGCTTCAGCCGCTGGGCCAACACCCGGTACAAGCCTGACGGCGTGACCATCACGGCCCTGTGCCCGGGTCCGGTGCGGACCGAGTTCCACACCCGGGCCGGGATCGACACCTCCAAGAAGCCCAGGTGGGCGTGGATGGATGCCGAGGACGTGGTCCGCGAGGGCCTGACCGCCGCCGCCGAGGGCCGGAGTGTGTGCATCCCCTCCCGCCGGTATCGTTCCCTCATGACGGCCGCCCGGTTCAGCCCGGATGCCGTGGTGGAGCGGTTCAGCCGGATCGAACCCAAGGCCAAATAG
- a CDS encoding universal stress protein, whose product MTILVGYTASKESKAALEEAIRIARSTHEGLLVVNAGPGGEHKHDSMVTEDQQLELQTLLDSTGLSAEFRQYARGRSTVDEIKDVADEVQPSVVVIGLKRRGTFGRFVMGSVSDGLLKELDQPVLCVKENPAKPSGVVRDAPSQDITAAPEPRALEETPDITEAPDGTDTARTDTGPRR is encoded by the coding sequence ATGACCATCCTCGTCGGCTACACGGCCAGCAAGGAATCCAAGGCGGCGCTCGAGGAGGCCATCCGCATCGCCCGGTCGACCCATGAGGGTCTGCTCGTCGTCAACGCGGGACCCGGCGGAGAGCACAAGCACGACTCCATGGTCACCGAGGACCAGCAGCTGGAATTACAGACTCTCCTGGACTCCACCGGCCTGTCCGCCGAGTTCCGTCAGTACGCCCGTGGCCGCTCGACGGTGGACGAGATCAAGGACGTGGCGGACGAGGTCCAGCCCTCCGTCGTGGTGATCGGCCTCAAGCGCCGTGGCACCTTCGGCCGCTTCGTCATGGGCTCCGTCTCGGACGGTCTGCTCAAGGAGCTCGACCAGCCGGTGCTCTGCGTCAAGGAGAATCCCGCCAAGCCCTCCGGCGTGGTCCGCGATGCGCCTTCCCAGGACATCACTGCCGCCCCTGAGCCGCGGGCCCTTGAGGAGACCCCGGATATCACCGAGGCCCCGGACGGCACCGACACCGCCAGGACGGACACCGGCCCCCGCCGCTAG
- a CDS encoding mechanosensitive ion channel family protein — MPSSSFFTDLFTAPPATVLTSGAGLDSESTADPSGSPENVQDSVREGAEGAVDSLGPFWGMLSTVAISVAFALAVLVVAWLLVNALLRRKPQLRNQVARCRVPVAVAAVLLAVRIALGLTASTYAWFNGANFLLMAGIIGSLAWLALRVVRIVEERLLGKYASEGVDDRRDRKIRTQTVLLRRVIQAAVIVIAVSIVLLTIPQVRAVGAGLLASAGVISVVAGLAVQSTLTNVFAGIQLAFTDAIRVGDVVIADGVYGTIEDITLSYVVVKIWDGRRVIYPSSHFTTTPFENWTRTGSALSGTVEIDVDWRVPVDATRERLKALLESTELWDGKDSTIQVSEALGGTVKLWVAVSARNAGDLWDLRCLVREDLVNFLRSEHPEAIYAQRFAEMPVQAPSLAPVGAEPGAVKSSAGEPGTGVPAGQDHDGGASGGASGGAAGGAAALQPRTPTSPLPQVNPGTGQQPTTGATTAVTGSTPLTRSSDDSTVFTGSITAVERNREFAGPGEAAFAERKEKAAEADRAESEPGDGAAPDSAEDGEPQRRPGLDATGNDHGDR; from the coding sequence ATGCCGAGTTCGTCCTTCTTCACCGATCTGTTCACTGCTCCGCCCGCCACCGTCCTGACCTCCGGGGCGGGACTGGACTCCGAGTCGACGGCCGATCCGAGCGGATCCCCGGAGAACGTGCAGGACAGCGTCCGCGAGGGGGCCGAAGGGGCCGTCGACTCGCTCGGACCGTTCTGGGGGATGCTCTCCACGGTGGCGATCTCCGTGGCGTTCGCGCTGGCCGTGCTGGTGGTCGCCTGGCTGCTGGTCAACGCCCTGCTGCGCCGCAAGCCACAGCTGCGCAACCAGGTCGCCCGGTGCCGGGTGCCGGTGGCGGTCGCGGCGGTGCTGCTGGCGGTGCGGATCGCCCTCGGGCTGACCGCCTCCACCTATGCCTGGTTCAACGGCGCGAACTTCCTGCTGATGGCCGGCATCATCGGCTCCCTCGCCTGGCTCGCGCTGCGCGTGGTGCGGATCGTCGAGGAGCGGTTGCTCGGCAAGTACGCCTCCGAGGGAGTCGACGACCGCCGGGACCGCAAGATCCGCACCCAGACCGTGTTGCTGCGGCGCGTGATCCAGGCCGCCGTCATCGTCATCGCCGTGTCCATCGTCCTGCTGACCATCCCGCAGGTCCGCGCCGTGGGTGCCGGCCTGCTGGCCTCGGCCGGCGTGATCTCCGTGGTGGCCGGCCTCGCCGTGCAGTCCACCCTGACCAACGTGTTCGCCGGCATCCAGCTGGCGTTCACCGATGCGATCCGCGTGGGAGATGTGGTGATCGCGGACGGGGTCTACGGCACCATCGAGGACATCACCCTGTCCTACGTGGTGGTCAAGATCTGGGACGGCCGCCGGGTGATCTACCCCTCCAGCCACTTCACCACCACGCCGTTCGAGAACTGGACCCGCACCGGGTCTGCCCTGTCCGGGACGGTGGAGATCGACGTGGACTGGAGGGTCCCGGTGGACGCCACCCGCGAACGCCTCAAGGCGCTGCTGGAGTCCACCGAACTCTGGGACGGCAAGGACAGCACCATCCAGGTGAGTGAGGCGCTGGGTGGCACCGTGAAGCTCTGGGTGGCGGTCTCCGCCCGCAACGCCGGCGACCTGTGGGACCTGCGTTGCCTGGTGCGGGAGGACCTCGTCAACTTCCTGCGCAGCGAGCACCCCGAGGCAATCTACGCGCAGCGCTTCGCCGAGATGCCCGTGCAGGCGCCGAGCCTCGCTCCCGTCGGCGCCGAGCCCGGGGCGGTCAAGTCCAGCGCGGGCGAGCCCGGCACGGGGGTGCCGGCGGGACAGGATCACGACGGCGGCGCGTCCGGTGGTGCGTCTGGTGGCGCGGCGGGTGGTGCTGCCGCGCTCCAACCGCGGACCCCCACCAGCCCCCTGCCGCAGGTCAATCCCGGCACGGGTCAGCAGCCGACCACCGGGGCCACCACAGCCGTCACGGGCTCCACGCCCCTGACCCGGTCCAGCGACGACTCCACGGTGTTCACCGGCTCCATCACTGCGGTGGAACGCAACCGCGAGTTCGCCGGCCCGGGCGAGGCGGCCTTCGCCGAACGCAAGGAGAAGGCCGCCGAAGCGGACCGTGCAGAGTCCGAGCCCGGTGACGGCGCCGCGCCGGACAGCGCCGAGGACGGGGAGCCGCAGCGACGTCCCGGTCTTGACGCCACGGGGAATGACCACGGCGACCGCTGA
- the hisD gene encoding histidinol dehydrogenase, with protein MLATTDLRGRPYDPATVLPRAETDVAAAVPKVMPILDRVRTEGARAVLDLGEQFDGIRPPSLAVPAEKLTEALESLDPEVRSALEESIDRARKVHAAQVPAGSEVDLGEGALVENRWVPVNRVGLYVPGGRAVYPSSVVMNVVPAQAAGVASLAVASPPQKDFGGLPHPVILAACALLGVDEVYAAGGAQAVAMFAYGVADDDGTRVCAPVDMVTGPGNIFVAAAKRALLGTIGIDAEAGPTEIAVLADGTADARWVAADLISQAEHDPMAGSVLITTSPELARDVVAEIERQVPGSFHEEQIRQALGGPQSGILLVGTLDEALAVADAYAAEHLEVHTVNPLQTARRVTNAGAVFVGPHSPVPLGDYSSGSNHVLPTGGSARYSSGLNTVSFLRLQQLIRYTETGLKELDTKIAALSTAEGLPAHGEAVSLRFR; from the coding sequence ATGCTTGCCACCACGGACCTGCGCGGCCGCCCCTACGATCCCGCCACGGTGCTCCCCCGCGCCGAGACCGACGTGGCCGCCGCCGTGCCGAAGGTGATGCCGATCCTGGACCGGGTGCGTACCGAGGGGGCCCGGGCCGTGCTGGATCTCGGCGAGCAGTTCGACGGGATCCGGCCGCCGTCGTTGGCGGTGCCGGCCGAGAAGCTCACCGAAGCGCTCGAGTCGCTGGATCCTGAGGTCCGCTCCGCCCTCGAGGAGTCCATCGACCGCGCCCGCAAGGTGCACGCCGCCCAGGTCCCCGCAGGGTCAGAGGTGGACCTCGGAGAGGGGGCCCTCGTCGAGAACCGCTGGGTCCCGGTGAACCGGGTGGGCCTCTACGTTCCCGGCGGCCGTGCCGTCTACCCCTCCTCCGTGGTGATGAACGTGGTCCCGGCCCAGGCCGCCGGCGTCGCCTCACTCGCGGTCGCCTCCCCGCCGCAGAAGGACTTCGGCGGCCTGCCGCACCCGGTCATCCTCGCGGCCTGCGCCCTGCTCGGCGTGGACGAGGTCTACGCCGCGGGCGGCGCCCAGGCGGTGGCCATGTTCGCCTACGGGGTGGCGGACGACGACGGCACTCGCGTGTGTGCCCCCGTGGACATGGTCACGGGGCCGGGCAACATCTTCGTGGCCGCCGCCAAGCGCGCCCTGCTCGGCACCATCGGCATCGACGCGGAGGCCGGGCCGACCGAGATCGCCGTGCTGGCCGACGGCACCGCCGACGCCCGGTGGGTCGCCGCCGACCTCATCAGCCAGGCCGAGCACGACCCCATGGCCGGCTCGGTGCTCATCACCACCTCACCCGAGCTGGCCCGGGACGTGGTGGCCGAGATCGAGAGGCAGGTGCCGGGCAGCTTCCACGAGGAGCAGATCCGCCAGGCCCTGGGCGGCCCGCAGTCCGGAATCCTGCTCGTGGGGACCCTGGACGAGGCGCTGGCCGTGGCCGACGCCTACGCCGCCGAGCACCTCGAGGTCCACACCGTGAACCCCCTGCAGACCGCCCGCCGGGTGACCAATGCCGGAGCCGTGTTCGTGGGCCCGCACTCGCCCGTTCCGCTGGGCGACTACTCCTCCGGCTCCAACCATGTGCTGCCCACCGGCGGCTCCGCCCGCTACTCCTCCGGGCTGAACACGGTGAGCTTCCTGCGCCTGCAGCAGCTCATCCGCTACACGGAGACGGGGTTGAAGGAACTGGACACCAAGATCGCCGCACTGTCCACGGCAGAAGGATTGCCGGCCCATGGCGAGGCCGTCTCCCTGCGCTTCCGCTGA
- a CDS encoding flavin reductase family protein, with product MTALATHDLQQTDLDSDLDRDLSVQTLRSAFSHFPSGVAALAGVANGAKEGLVASSFTVGVSLEPALVSFAVQNTSRTWPRLKQAERIGISILGEDHTSVCRQLASKEGDRFAGLDIRSTDEGAIFLDGAALWLDTTVYSELPAGDHTMVLLEVHGVHDHSAEHEPIVFHRSAFRNLRTAEGNQ from the coding sequence ATGACCGCCCTGGCTACCCACGACCTGCAGCAGACCGACCTCGACAGTGACCTCGATCGAGACCTGTCCGTACAGACCCTTCGCTCGGCCTTCTCCCACTTCCCCTCCGGCGTGGCGGCGCTCGCCGGCGTCGCCAACGGTGCGAAGGAGGGCCTCGTGGCCTCGTCCTTCACCGTCGGGGTCTCCCTGGAGCCCGCACTGGTCTCCTTCGCCGTGCAGAACACCTCCCGCACGTGGCCCCGGCTGAAGCAGGCCGAGCGGATCGGGATCTCCATCCTCGGCGAGGACCACACCAGTGTCTGCCGTCAGCTGGCCTCCAAGGAGGGCGACCGCTTCGCCGGCCTGGACATCCGGTCCACGGATGAGGGCGCGATCTTCCTGGACGGCGCCGCCCTGTGGCTGGACACCACCGTCTACTCCGAGCTGCCGGCCGGTGACCACACCATGGTCCTGCTCGAGGTGCACGGCGTGCACGATCACTCCGCAGAGCACGAGCCGATCGTGTTCCACCGCTCGGCCTTCCGCAACCTGCGCACCGCCGAGGGCAACCAGTAG
- a CDS encoding RNA-binding S4 domain-containing protein produces MPSATPSARRSDSGAGARTTPAGPVRLDAWLWGVRMYKTRSAATTACRAGHVRLNGQPAKAAQPVKPGDTIRLRLPGRERILEVTGLVAKRVGAPEAVRHYLDHSPEPVPRELLAVPRRDRGAGRPTKRDRRQLDRLRGRSAPEPGPDRLDRGLDLE; encoded by the coding sequence ATGCCTTCCGCCACCCCGTCCGCGCGGCGTTCAGATTCAGGTGCAGGGGCGCGCACGACGCCGGCTGGCCCGGTCCGCCTGGATGCCTGGCTCTGGGGCGTGCGCATGTACAAGACCCGTTCGGCCGCCACCACGGCGTGCCGGGCCGGTCACGTCCGCCTCAACGGGCAGCCCGCCAAGGCCGCCCAACCGGTCAAGCCGGGCGACACCATCCGGTTGCGCCTCCCGGGCCGCGAGCGGATCCTCGAGGTCACCGGCCTGGTGGCCAAGCGGGTCGGCGCTCCCGAGGCAGTCAGGCACTATCTCGATCACTCCCCCGAGCCCGTGCCCCGGGAACTACTGGCTGTGCCCCGCCGAGACCGAGGCGCAGGCCGGCCCACCAAGAGAGACCGGCGCCAGCTGGACCGACTCCGCGGCCGTTCCGCCCCAGAGCCCGGTCCTGACCGTCTTGATCGCGGCCTCGATCTCGAGTGA
- a CDS encoding cold-shock protein: MATGTVKWFNAEKGYGFISPDDQSADIFVHFSAIEGNGFRELQEDQKVEFESQQGPKGMQAAAVRPL, translated from the coding sequence ATGGCTACCGGTACCGTCAAGTGGTTCAACGCAGAGAAGGGCTACGGCTTCATCTCCCCGGACGATCAGTCCGCTGACATCTTCGTTCACTTCTCCGCCATCGAGGGCAATGGCTTCCGCGAACTGCAGGAAGACCAGAAGGTCGAGTTCGAGTCCCAGCAGGGCCCCAAGGGCATGCAGGCTGCGGCAGTCCGCCCGCTCTGA
- a CDS encoding aldo/keto reductase family protein, with translation MKFRYLGHSGLKISEIIYGNWLTHGSQVENETAHACVKEALAQGITSFDTADTYANTKAESVLGKALKNERRESLEVFTKVYWPTGPKGHNDTGLSRKHIMESINGSLQRLEMDYVDLYQAHRFDVETPLEETMQAFADIVRAGKALYIGVSEWPADKIREAHAMAAQLGFQLISSQPQYSMLWRVIESEVIPACEDLGLSQIVWSPMAGGILTGKYLPGQQAPEGSRGADEKGGARSMAGKMTDEVLTAVQKLRPIADGLGATMGQLAIAWVLSNPNVAGALVGASRPEQIAENVKALDFTLDQAALGAIDAAIGHVVTDDPSLVSVPEGRAA, from the coding sequence ATGAAATTTCGTTACCTGGGCCACAGCGGGCTCAAGATCTCAGAGATCATCTACGGCAACTGGCTCACCCACGGCTCCCAGGTCGAGAACGAGACGGCCCATGCCTGTGTGAAGGAGGCCCTGGCCCAGGGCATCACCAGTTTCGACACGGCGGACACCTACGCGAACACCAAGGCGGAGAGCGTCCTGGGTAAGGCGCTGAAGAACGAGCGCCGGGAGTCCCTCGAGGTGTTCACCAAGGTCTACTGGCCCACCGGCCCCAAGGGCCACAATGACACTGGCCTCTCCCGCAAGCACATCATGGAGTCCATCAACGGATCCCTGCAGCGCCTGGAGATGGACTACGTGGACCTCTACCAGGCCCACCGCTTCGATGTGGAGACCCCGCTGGAGGAGACCATGCAGGCGTTCGCGGACATCGTCCGCGCCGGCAAGGCTCTCTACATCGGCGTCTCCGAATGGCCGGCGGACAAGATCCGCGAGGCCCACGCCATGGCCGCTCAACTCGGGTTCCAGCTCATCTCCAGCCAGCCCCAGTACTCCATGCTGTGGCGCGTCATCGAGTCCGAGGTCATCCCGGCCTGCGAGGACCTCGGACTGTCCCAGATCGTCTGGTCCCCCATGGCCGGTGGCATCCTCACCGGAAAGTACCTGCCCGGCCAGCAGGCTCCGGAGGGGTCCCGCGGTGCGGATGAGAAGGGCGGAGCGCGCTCGATGGCCGGCAAGATGACGGACGAGGTCCTCACCGCCGTCCAGAAGCTGCGGCCCATCGCGGACGGGCTCGGCGCCACCATGGGTCAGCTCGCCATCGCCTGGGTCCTGTCCAACCCCAATGTTGCCGGCGCCCTGGTCGGAGCCTCCCGCCCAGAGCAGATCGCCGAGAACGTCAAGGCCCTGGACTTCACCCTGGACCAGGCGGCCCTCGGCGCCATCGACGCGGCCATCGGCCATGTCGTCACGGATGATCCGTCACTCGTGTCCGTCCCGGAGGGCCGTGCCGCCTGA
- a CDS encoding Ig-like domain-containing protein → MATTAGTLLVLAGLVGTAQATPMPSSSDSPGPTQSAAPAPSPPGSSPSPSSGGNQPPEIDCPGLVTQTGDTESVRIHAIDPDGDTITLSAGTSWLGGSASVEGHVVTYTAPTDTPGNDWITVTADDGRGGTSECEISILVQSGPSPTPTPTPTSPSPTPDPTTSAPEPSPEPTGGSGTPTQAPTSAPTAGPTQNPTTPGGSAPATGAPTAAPGTGPGNDGNGGGGTGGEGSGPSGSAPGNAGGNGSAGNGSQGNSSGDSGPGSSGGSDGQTPASTGSPSAPAAETPSAQKLSNIIRDTAIACPVQAVADAEKLIAGISAGMTSRPGSGNFASGDASGGTGRAEPVAAAERTAHTGSTPWLFAGVGFMMIALIALALAALPRGDRRH, encoded by the coding sequence GTGGCCACTACCGCCGGCACCCTCCTGGTGCTGGCCGGACTGGTCGGAACCGCGCAGGCCACCCCGATGCCCTCATCCAGCGACTCCCCGGGTCCCACGCAGTCTGCGGCCCCGGCCCCCTCGCCGCCCGGGTCTTCCCCCTCCCCCTCCTCGGGTGGCAATCAGCCTCCCGAGATCGACTGTCCCGGCCTCGTCACCCAAACCGGAGACACCGAGTCCGTACGTATCCATGCCATCGATCCGGACGGGGACACCATCACCCTGAGTGCGGGGACCTCCTGGCTCGGCGGCTCGGCCTCGGTAGAGGGTCACGTGGTGACGTACACGGCGCCCACCGACACTCCCGGTAACGACTGGATCACCGTCACCGCGGACGATGGCCGGGGCGGTACTTCAGAGTGCGAGATCTCGATTCTGGTGCAGTCCGGACCGAGCCCCACGCCGACGCCCACCCCGACGAGCCCGAGCCCCACGCCGGATCCCACGACGTCCGCCCCGGAGCCCAGCCCGGAGCCGACCGGCGGGTCGGGCACCCCGACCCAGGCTCCGACGTCGGCCCCCACGGCCGGCCCCACTCAGAATCCGACCACGCCAGGCGGCTCGGCGCCGGCCACCGGTGCGCCCACCGCAGCACCCGGCACCGGCCCCGGCAATGACGGCAACGGAGGTGGCGGGACCGGCGGCGAAGGATCCGGGCCGAGTGGCTCCGCTCCCGGCAATGCGGGCGGCAACGGCTCCGCTGGCAACGGCTCGCAGGGAAACAGCTCAGGGGACAGCGGTCCGGGCAGCAGCGGTGGTTCGGACGGCCAGACACCGGCTAGCACCGGATCGCCCTCCGCACCGGCAGCCGAGACGCCGAGCGCGCAGAAGCTCAGCAACATCATCAGGGACACCGCCATCGCCTGCCCGGTCCAGGCCGTGGCAGATGCCGAGAAGCTCATCGCGGGCATCTCCGCGGGCATGACGTCACGTCCCGGCAGCGGGAACTTCGCCAGTGGTGATGCCTCCGGGGGCACTGGCCGTGCGGAGCCCGTGGCCGCCGCCGAGCGGACCGCTCACACCGGGTCCACTCCGTGGCTGTTCGCGGGGGTGGGCTTCATGATGATCGCCCTCATCGCCCTGGCCCTGGCGGCCCTGCCCCGCGGCGACCGTCGGCACTAG
- a CDS encoding MFS transporter, translated as MANRGNLTWLWVMIAAAVLTQTALNLLRPVTSYKLLALGAGEATVGLATAAYAILPLVFAMSLGRLSSRLPTLRGMIALGALVLGLGGVGLAFGSTVAVLMVSSAVLGMGHLLFTIAGQTVIGRRAAPENMDAAFGWFTAAFSVGQMSGPLISGLILGNATLSEATHSAEFDGRIDGALWLGAICSLLAVPVMYLMRADGGRRSRRLPAEPTEEPGDPTHGLGDEHSGPAGPALGTETSVGAGDAGTAGPGKPTMLAIWRVPGIPSHMMASLALLAMLDILTAFMPLVGEAAGVSPFWVGILLAVRGGASFLSRIVLPWMSGRWERHHLVLVSLLASAVALGFVPPALEGWHAVWLAVVLMAVGGFALGIGQPLTMSLVTQAVPPTWRGPALAFRLVGNRVGQVAMPVVAGLAAAPLGPAGGIWCACLILAASGTERLVSGRKR; from the coding sequence ATGGCAAACCGCGGAAACCTGACCTGGCTCTGGGTCATGATCGCCGCAGCCGTCCTCACACAGACCGCCCTGAACCTGTTGCGGCCCGTCACGAGCTACAAGCTGTTGGCCCTGGGCGCCGGAGAAGCGACGGTAGGCCTGGCCACCGCTGCGTATGCCATCCTCCCGTTGGTGTTCGCGATGTCCCTGGGGCGGCTCAGCAGTCGGCTGCCCACCCTGCGCGGCATGATCGCCCTGGGGGCGCTGGTGCTGGGACTGGGCGGCGTCGGACTGGCCTTCGGTTCCACCGTCGCCGTGTTGATGGTGTCCTCGGCCGTGCTCGGCATGGGCCATCTGCTGTTCACGATCGCCGGCCAGACCGTGATCGGCCGGCGAGCCGCCCCGGAGAACATGGACGCGGCGTTCGGGTGGTTCACCGCCGCCTTCTCCGTGGGACAGATGTCCGGACCGTTGATCTCCGGGCTGATCCTCGGCAACGCCACCCTCAGCGAGGCCACCCACAGCGCGGAGTTCGACGGACGCATCGACGGGGCGCTGTGGCTCGGTGCGATCTGTTCCCTGCTCGCCGTGCCGGTGATGTACCTCATGCGGGCTGACGGCGGCCGCCGCTCCCGGCGCCTGCCCGCGGAGCCCACGGAGGAGCCGGGGGACCCGACCCATGGCCTGGGGGACGAGCACAGCGGGCCGGCGGGGCCGGCGTTGGGCACCGAGACCTCCGTGGGTGCGGGTGATGCGGGTACGGCGGGGCCGGGAAAGCCCACGATGCTGGCCATCTGGCGGGTCCCCGGGATCCCCTCGCACATGATGGCGTCCCTGGCCCTGTTGGCGATGCTGGACATCCTCACGGCATTCATGCCGCTGGTCGGTGAAGCGGCCGGGGTTTCACCGTTCTGGGTGGGCATCCTGCTGGCGGTGCGCGGGGGAGCCTCGTTCCTGTCCAGGATCGTGTTGCCCTGGATGTCCGGGCGGTGGGAGCGGCACCACCTCGTGCTCGTGTCCCTGCTGGCATCCGCCGTGGCCCTGGGTTTCGTCCCACCGGCCCTGGAAGGGTGGCACGCCGTCTGGCTGGCGGTGGTGCTCATGGCCGTCGGCGGCTTCGCCCTTGGCATCGGGCAGCCGCTGACCATGTCCTTGGTGACCCAAGCGGTACCCCCGACCTGGCGCGGACCCGCCCTGGCGTTCCGGCTGGTCGGCAACCGGGTGGGCCAGGTGGCGATGCCGGTGGTGGCCGGACTGGCCGCCGCACCCCTTGGGCCCGCCGGTGGCATCTGGTGCGCCTGCCTGATCCTGGCCGCTTCCGGCACGGAGCGACTGGTCTCCGGCCGGAAGCGCTAG